One window from the genome of Eucalyptus grandis isolate ANBG69807.140 chromosome 7, ASM1654582v1, whole genome shotgun sequence encodes:
- the LOC104454834 gene encoding pyrophosphate-energized vacuolar membrane proton pump 1-like — MALFSTEIAIPICAVIGIAFALVLWRFGSHIGADHADEERGLRREDKARVKHNSKEITEAVNKELTELYLISSHISRRSRIRLLLYLLDIEAKILFVIATGVSDFLRKEYLYVFVLVVAFAILIILFLGIVERFSTQSRPFTFCPSNTCKPALAIAVSFLIGALTSALSGFLGMKIVVDSKGSFNAAFRSGAAMGFLMAAMSLLGLYIAIKLFKCYYGNDWEGLFEVITGYGLGASSMAFFGRAAGGIYAKAVDVYLDLVSRNSQDYEDYRSLSVIPCDVGDIVGDIAGMGTDLFGSYAESCCAALVVASISSFGIDHNFTAMCYPLLISSMGILVCLISTLFTAYFSDIREVGKEGDMRPALKKQLIISTVLMTFGIAIVSSIALPSSFKIYYFGMEKVVTKWQLSFCAVFGLLAGSIIELFPEYHTNDCIRNIQRVVTDAGVPLASVCAVLTSVLTSVIIPICADISFSVGFSIAAAYGIAVAALGMLSTIATRLAIDAYDPISRYAERIAVTAPRQSFRNAGNPPAAAGKGFAIESAVLVFIALFSAFVSRAAISHIEVRTPKVLVGFIGGCILTTSLLRQ; from the exons ATGGCATTGTTCTCGACGGAGATTGCGATCCCAATCTGTGCCGTCATCGGGATTGCATTCGCCCTGGTGCTGTGGCGTTTTGGGTCGCACATTGGCGCCGACCACGCCGACGAAGAGCGAGGCTTAAGACGTGAAGACAAGGCACGTGTTAAGCATAACTCTAAGGAGATAACGGAGGCCGTCAATAAAG AATTAACTGAATTATACCTTATTTCGTCACACATAAGTAGAAGGTCAAGAATCAGATTGTTGCTTTATTTGCTTGATATCGAGGCTAAGATATTGTTTGTGATTGCAACAGGCGTGAGTGATTTTCTGCGCAAGGAGTACCtgtatgtttttgttttggtgGTTGCTTTTGCAATTCTAATCATCCTCTTCCTTGGAATTGTTGAGAGATTCAGCACCCAAAGCCGGCCTTTCACTTTTTGTCCTTCAAACACGTGCAAGCCTGCACTTGCCATTGCGGTTTCATTCTTAATTGGTGCTCTCACATCAGCCCTCTCTGGTTTCCTTGGCATGAAAATTGTTGTGGATAGCAAGGGCTCTTTCAATGCTGCTTTCAGGTCTGGTGCAGCAATGGGATTTCTTATGGCTGCTATGAGTCTTCTCGGGCTCTATATTGCTATCAAACTGTTCAAGTGCTATTATGGCAATGACTGGGAAGGTCTTTTTGAGGTCATTACTGGTTACGGTCTTGGTGCATCTTCCATGGCTTTCTTTGGAAGAGCCGCtggtggaatttatgccaaGGCTGTCGATGTTTATCTTGATCTGGTTAGCAGAAATTCGCAAGATTACGAAGACTATCGAAGCTTAAGT GTGATTCCTTGTGATGTCGGTGATATTGTTGGGGATATTGCTGGTATGGGGACTGATCTTTTTGGCTCTTATGCCGAATCATGCTGCGCCGCCCTTGTTGTTGCTTCCATCTCTTCTTTCGGAATCGATCACAACTTCACCGCTATGTGTTATCCCCTGCTTATCAGCTCTATGGGTATTCTTGTTTGCTTGATCTCAACTCTCTTTACAGCCTACTTCTCAGATATCAGGGAAGTGGGGAAAGAGGGGGACATGAGGCCTGCATTGAAGAAGCAACTCATTATTTCCACTGTTCTAATGACCTTCGGAATTGCTATTGTTAGCAGCATTGCTCTGCCCTCGTCATTTAAAATTTACTACTTTGGGATGGAGAAAGTTGTGACGAAGTG GCAGCTGTCCTTCTGTGCTGTTTTTGGTCTTTTGGCTGGGTCAATTATTGAATTGTTCCCTGAATATCACACCAACGATTGCATCAG GAATATCCAGAGAGTTGTTACCGACGCTGGCGTCCCCCTTGCCTCTGTCTGCGCTGTCCTTACCTCTGTCCTTACCTCTGTCATTATCCCAATTTGTGCCGACATTAGCTTTTCTGTGGGTTTCAGTATTGCTGCCGCATATGGAATTGCTGTGGCCGCCCTTGGGATGCTAAGTACCATTGCCACTCGATTGGCCATAGATGCTTACGATCCCATCAGTCGCTATGCTGAACGTATTGCTGTCACGGCTCCCAGGCAATCCTTTCGGAACGCTGGCAATCCTCCAGCTGCCGCTGGAAAG GGATTCGCCATTGAATCAGCTGTCCTGGTGTTTATCGCTCTGTTTAGTGCATTTGTGAGTCGTGCAGCAATTTCTCATATTGAAGTCCGGACGCCGAAGGTTTTGGTCGGTTTTATTGGGGGCTGCATCCTTACTACTTCTCTACTAAGACAATGA